The following proteins are encoded in a genomic region of Corylus avellana chromosome ca4, CavTom2PMs-1.0:
- the LOC132178128 gene encoding uncharacterized protein LOC132178128: MHPSVYSLQLHLENQQAISFCKSDNLTHLVNNDTSAKSMLTEFFSKNKVDENAQRLLYKEYPEHYVWNQRDKIWTLRKKQSVIGTVVAANLIEGERYYLRLLLNHIRGPSSFEDLKQVGGIMASTFREAASLHGLLEADNSLEKCLEEASSYQMPYSLRRLFATILVYCNPSNPRALWEQFEESMSEDFKKSKGLITTLSVTSPAR; the protein is encoded by the coding sequence ATGCACCCATCTGTTTATAGTCTACAGCTACATCTTGAGAATCAACAAGCTATTAGTTTTTGCAAATCTGACAATCTCACTCATCTGGTTAACAATGACACCTCAGCAAAATCAATGTTGACTGAATTTTTCTCTAAGAATAAGGTAGATGAAAATGCACAAAGATTATTGTATAAAGAATATCCTGAGCATTATGTTTGGAATCAACGGGACAAAATATGGACTCtaagaaagaaacaaagtgTGATTGGTACAGTTGTTGCAGCAAATCTAATTGAAGGTGAAAGATATTATTTGCGACTACTCTTAAATCATATAAGGGGGCCATCATCATTTGAAGACTTAAAACAAGTTGGTGGAATTATGGCATCTACATTTCGTGAAGCTGCTTCGTTACATGGACTATTAGAAGCAGACAACAGTTTAGAGAAATGTTTAGAAGAAGCATCTTCATATCAAATGCCTTATAGTTTAAGGCGTTTATTTGCCACCATATTAGTCTACTGTAATCCTAGCAATCCTAGAGCATTATGGGAACAATTCGAGGAGAGCATGTCTGAAGATTTCAAGAAGTCAAAGGGCCTTATAACAACCCTtagtgtaacatccccagcccgttag